A window of Streptomyces sp. DG1A-41 contains these coding sequences:
- a CDS encoding HNH endonuclease family protein, with the protein MPKFYARRRLSILAGLTGLIASAGLLNGPAASAALPTPVSGATARSYLASLTVATEDRTGYNRDLFPHWITQSGSCNTREVVLKRDGSNVQQDSSCAATSGSWYSPYDGATWSAASDVDIDHLVPLAEAWDSGADSWTTSRRQSFANDLTRPQLIAVTDNVNQAKGDQDPATWMPSRTTYRCTYVRAWVQVKYYYGLSVDSAEKSALQNYLANC; encoded by the coding sequence ATGCCGAAGTTCTACGCGCGTCGACGGCTCAGCATACTCGCGGGCCTCACCGGTCTCATAGCCTCGGCCGGCCTGCTCAACGGCCCGGCCGCCTCCGCCGCCCTCCCCACCCCCGTCAGCGGGGCCACCGCCCGCTCCTACCTCGCCTCGCTCACCGTGGCCACCGAGGACCGCACCGGCTACAACCGCGACCTCTTCCCGCACTGGATCACCCAGTCCGGCTCCTGCAACACCCGCGAGGTCGTCCTCAAGCGCGACGGTTCGAACGTCCAGCAGGACTCCTCCTGCGCCGCCACCAGCGGCAGCTGGTACTCCCCCTACGACGGCGCCACCTGGTCCGCGGCCTCCGACGTCGACATCGACCACCTGGTCCCGCTGGCCGAGGCCTGGGACTCCGGCGCCGACTCCTGGACCACCTCCCGCCGCCAGTCCTTCGCCAACGACCTGACCCGCCCGCAGCTCATCGCGGTCACCGACAACGTCAACCAGGCCAAGGGCGACCAGGACCCGGCCACCTGGATGCCCTCCCGGACGACGTACCGCTGCACCTATGTCCGCGCCTGGGTGCAGGTGAAGTACTACTACGGCCTCTCGGTCGACTCGGCCGAGAAGTCCGCGCTCCAGAACTACCTCGCGAACTGCTGA
- a CDS encoding HAD-IA family hydrolase gives MTATAVLTARALLLDMDGTLVNSDASVERVWRRWSERHGLDADEVMKVVHGRQGYASMALLLPGRPMEQNYADNARMLAEETADTEGVVPVPGAREFLVSLRGLRHALVTSADVPLSTARMAAAGLDVPEVRVTAESVGASKPDPEGFLKGAAELGVAPADCVVFEDSGAGIAAGRAAGMTVVGVGPRAAFHAPDVVVDDLTRVRVEAVGDGTIRLYVG, from the coding sequence ATGACGGCCACCGCCGTGCTCACCGCCCGCGCCCTCCTGCTGGACATGGACGGCACCCTCGTCAACTCCGACGCCTCGGTCGAACGTGTCTGGCGGCGCTGGTCCGAGCGGCACGGGCTCGACGCGGACGAGGTCATGAAGGTCGTCCACGGACGGCAGGGATACGCGTCGATGGCGCTGCTGCTGCCCGGCCGGCCGATGGAGCAGAACTACGCGGACAACGCCCGGATGCTCGCCGAGGAGACGGCCGACACCGAGGGTGTCGTCCCGGTCCCCGGGGCTCGGGAGTTCCTCGTCTCGCTGCGGGGGCTGCGGCACGCGCTCGTGACCTCCGCCGACGTTCCGCTCTCGACGGCGCGGATGGCCGCGGCCGGGCTGGACGTGCCCGAGGTGCGAGTGACCGCGGAGTCCGTCGGGGCGAGCAAGCCCGACCCCGAGGGCTTTCTGAAGGGCGCCGCCGAACTGGGTGTGGCGCCCGCGGACTGTGTCGTGTTCGAGGACTCCGGGGCCGGGATAGCGGCCGGGCGCGCTGCCGGGATGACGGTGGTCGGGGTCGGGCCCCGGGCCGCGTTCCACGCGCCGGACGTGGTGGTGGACGACCTCACGCGGGTGCGCGTGGAGGCGGTGGGGGACGGGACGATCCGTCTGTACGTCGGGTGA
- a CDS encoding TMEM165/GDT1 family protein, with protein MISLTVTAVVFGVVFLAELPDKTALAGLVLGTRYRASYVFAGVAAAFALHVALAVAAGSVLTLLPQQIVHALTGVLFLGGAAMLLLQKGGADGDAEVRKPENQSFWKVSGAGFMLILVAEFGDLTQIMTANLAARYDDPLSVGLGAVLALWAVAGIGIVGGKALVKKVPLRLITQIAALVMLVLGVWSLWEAVTG; from the coding sequence TTGATCAGCCTGACCGTGACGGCCGTCGTCTTCGGCGTCGTCTTCCTCGCCGAACTGCCGGACAAGACCGCCCTGGCCGGCCTCGTCCTCGGCACCCGCTATCGCGCCTCCTACGTCTTCGCCGGTGTCGCCGCCGCGTTCGCGCTGCACGTCGCTCTCGCCGTCGCGGCCGGCAGTGTGCTGACGCTGCTGCCGCAGCAGATCGTGCACGCGCTCACGGGTGTGCTCTTCCTCGGCGGGGCCGCGATGCTGCTGCTGCAGAAGGGCGGGGCCGATGGCGACGCGGAGGTCCGCAAGCCGGAGAACCAGTCCTTCTGGAAGGTCTCGGGCGCCGGGTTCATGCTCATCCTGGTCGCCGAGTTCGGCGATCTCACCCAGATCATGACCGCGAACCTGGCCGCCCGCTACGACGATCCGCTCTCCGTCGGCCTGGGCGCGGTGCTCGCGCTGTGGGCGGTGGCCGGGATCGGCATCGTCGGCGGAAAGGCGCTGGTGAAGAAGGTGCCGCTGCGGCTGATCACGCAGATCGCGGCGCTGGTGATGCTGGTTCTCGGGGTGTGGAGCCTGTGGGAGGCCGTGACCGGGTGA
- the cpt gene encoding chloramphenicol phosphotransferase CPT: MTTQVIVLNGGSSSGKSGIVRCLQEVLPDPWPAFGVDSFVEALPAKMRGSDGGITFAADGGVSVGAEFRALDAAWTEGIAAMARAGARIIVDDVFLGGPHSQQRWQKALDGLDVLWVGVRCDSAVAAGREIARGDRVRGMAASQAHLVHEGVRYDLEVDTTHTESLECARTIAAHV, from the coding sequence GTGACCACCCAGGTGATCGTTCTCAACGGCGGTTCGAGCTCCGGCAAGTCCGGCATCGTACGGTGCCTGCAAGAGGTGCTGCCGGACCCGTGGCCGGCCTTCGGCGTCGACTCGTTCGTCGAGGCGCTGCCCGCGAAGATGCGGGGCTCGGACGGAGGGATCACCTTCGCGGCGGACGGCGGGGTGAGCGTGGGCGCGGAGTTCCGCGCCCTGGACGCGGCCTGGACCGAGGGCATCGCCGCGATGGCCCGCGCCGGCGCCAGAATCATCGTCGACGACGTCTTCCTCGGCGGACCGCACTCCCAGCAGCGCTGGCAGAAGGCCCTGGACGGACTGGACGTGCTGTGGGTCGGCGTCAGATGCGACAGCGCGGTCGCCGCGGGGCGTGAGATCGCCCGGGGCGACCGGGTCCGGGGCATGGCCGCGTCACAGGCACACCTGGTGCACGAGGGCGTGCGCTACGACCTGGAGGTGGACACCACACACACCGAGTCCCTGGAGTGCGCGCGCACCATCGCCGCCCACGTCTGA